The following are encoded together in the Gadus chalcogrammus isolate NIFS_2021 chromosome 2, NIFS_Gcha_1.0, whole genome shotgun sequence genome:
- the LOC130406359 gene encoding migration and invasion enhancer 1-like produces the protein MKVQVRVEYCGGUGYGPRYQELRKVVLAEFPEADVSGFVGRSSSFEIEINGQLVFSKLELKGFPIENEVMDAIQKAQDGKPVAKLTKSRAPCVIM, from the exons ATGAAGGTCCAGGTCCGAGTTGAATACTG TGGCGGATGAGGGTACGGACCCCGCTATCAGGAGCTCCGGAAAGTAGTCCTAGCGGAGTTCCCTGAAGCGGATGTGTCTGGGTTTGTGGGCCGGTCCA GTAGTTTCGAGATAGAGATCAACGGACAGCTGGTCTTCTCCAAACTCGAGCTGAAAGGCTTCCCCATCGAGAATGAA GTCATGGATGCGATCCAGAAAGCCCAGGACGGCAAACCGGTGGCGAAGCTCACCAAGAGCCGAGCCCCGTGTGTCATCATGTAA
- the si:ch211-214j24.15 gene encoding uncharacterized protein si:ch211-214j24.15, which translates to MAKQELSWEDGCKSHLKIILLGGRNSGKSVVGNLLLGKEEFVTRERTTCSKRQGVMAGRWISVVDTPGWWCDLGTRETAELVKREIASSALLCFAGPHVFLIVVKACSDFSEQRRRALEQHVALLGEAVWRHCIVLLTCVDRGEHGADEKTDNSGLQWLVKKCGQRRHRLTLPGETVGRGQVTQLCVKILKLATENADRPFEIEPSCLRRINQSIKMVEERALQRFLRTKEQRAQIQEGVRPLSDLRLVVLGATGSGKTSAVHALLGLSDAQRESSGRTARCRVHRSAHVLDRDMTVVDTPGWWRNYYALETSAFDRRELSRSVRLCPPGPHALLLVVRVDRAFTETHRRAAQEHVELLLGPAAWGHALLVFSFGDWLGDTSVERFVESEGEPLRWLVDRCGDRYHVMNNKRTGDAGFQVAELVGKVEAMVAANQGCGYLQAGGGVTDEPLLSEEEERRRRRAEQEAADQRLLLKNEQRQALRSELEMLPPTSDLRLVLLAGRNTGRTSCGDTILGRGGFHADDRAAAGAERHARVRGVAVTVVELPPPPPSSRDREREVPRGLSALLLVVNASSSFTSSLLEALEEQVMGGMRWSRAMVLFSHGDWLGDTSIEERIESEGEALRSLVQRCGNRYHVLDNRHRGDGAQVHRLLEQVEEMLLGARRALLQRGGDSIRNTVTPAVRHRQQGLAVGQRHRKIRDLGLPCTNNSSPLDCPAETSMSCRVVARPEQTRLALSIYIDMNGLASRTACPDLRDDKVLRWTLRDILAAMGILPNWSRTSSPHDRVEVLSEGRVCVSPLRLRGAEPASPSHHQRALTTAAATEEDAVAARSPWQPRDDALRKLFASGDLQALIDQWGSSSLEELEAFVDAHFEMVWERAMSSASEDDDVTERGRATGEEGAEQDEAGSSVAEGLSKLHLLEDIQREVTEMKQSLDKCWKVMLELLEAHRGGQRPAEEDSQRATRD; encoded by the exons ATGGCAAAGCAAGAACTATCAT GGGAGGACGGTTGCAAATCACACCTAAAAATCATCCTCCTTGGCGGGCGAAACTCGGGGAAAAGCGTTGTGGGCAACCTCCTGCTCGGCAAGGAGGAGTTTGTGACTAGGGAGCGGACCACTTGCTCCAAGAGGCAAGGGGTGATGGCGGGGCGCTGGATCTCCGTGGTGGACACACCTGGCTGGTGGTGTGACCTGGGAACACGAGAGACGGCAGAACTAGTAAAGAGAGAGATCGCCAGCAGTGCACTTTTGTGTTTCGCGGGACCACATGTGTTCCTGATTGTCGTCAAGGCGTGTTCGGACTTCTCCGAACAGCGTCGGAGGGCTCTGGAGCAACACGTTGCCCTCCTAGGCGAGGCAGTGTGGCGGCACTGTATCGTTCTCCTCACTTGCGTGGATAGGGGAGAGCATGGAGCGGACGAGAAGACGGACAACAGCGGCCTCCAGTGGCTGGTTAAGAAGTGCGGCCAGAGGCGCCATCGTCTCACGCTGCCTGGCGAAACGGTAGGCCGCGGCCAGGTCACACAGCTGTGTGTCAAAATACTGAAACTGGCCACCGAGAATGCGGATAGACCTTTTGAAATAGAACCCAGCTGTTTACGTAGGATCAACCAGAGCATAaagatggtggaggagagagctCTGCAGAGGTTCCTCAGGACGAAGGAGCAAAGAGCTCAAATTCAAG AAGGTGTGCGCCCCCTCTCTGACCTCAGACTGGTGGTGCTGGGAGCCACTGGTTCTGGTAAGACCTCCGCGGTCCACGCCCTCCTAGGCCTTAGCGACGCCCAGCGGGAGAGCTCCGGGAGAACGGCGCGGTGCCGGGTCCACCGCAGCGCCCACGTCCTCGACCGGGACATGACCGTGGTGGACACGCCCGGCTGGTGGAGGAACTACTACGCCCTGGAGACTTCCGCCTTCGACCGGCGCGAGCTGTCCCGCAGCGTGCGTCTGTGCCCCCCCGGGCCCCACGCGCTCCTCCTAGTGGTCCGCGTGGACCGCGCCTTCACCGAGACCCACCGGAGGGCCGCGCAGGAGCacgtggagctgctgctggggcccgCGGCCTGGGGCCATGCCCTCCTGGTGTTCAGCTTCGGCGATTGGCTGGGGGACACGAGCGTGGAGCGCTTCGTGGAGAGCGAGGGCGAGCCGCTGCGGTGGCTCGTGGACCGCTGCGGCGACAG GTACCACGTGATGAACAACAAACGCACGGGAGACGCCGGCTTCCAGGTGGCCGAGCTGGTGGGCAAGGTGGAGGCGATGGTGGCGGCCAACCAGGGCTGTGGCTATCTCCAAGCCGGAGGCGGTGTGACGGACGAACCCCTCctctcggaggaggaggagaggaggaggaggagggcggagcaGGAGGCAGCCGACCAGAGGCTCCTCCTGAAGAACGAGCAGAGGCAGGCGCTGAGGTCCGAGCTGG AGATGCTCCCCCCTACCTCAGACTTGAGACTGGTACTGTTGGCCGGCAGAAACACGGGCAGGACCTCCTGCGGAGACACCATCCTGGGCCGAGGGGGTTTCCACGCCGACGACCGGGCCGCCGCGGGCGCCGAGCGACACGCCCGCGTGAGAGGCGTGGCCGTGACGGTGGTGGAGCTGCCTCCCCCGCCGCCGTCCTCACGTGACCGCGAGCGAGAGGTCCCACGCGGCCTGAGTGCCCTCCTGCTGGTGGTGAACGccagctcctccttcacctcctctctcctggaggccctggaggagcaggtgatGGGAGGT atGCGGTGGAGCAGAGCCATGGTGCTGTTCAGCCACGGCGACTGGCTGGGGGACACGAGCATCGAGGAGCGGATCGAGAGTGAGGGCGAGGCCCTGAGGAGCCTGGTGCAGCGGTGTGGGAACCGCTACCACGTCCTGGACAACCGGCACCGGGGAGACGGGGCCCAGGTCCACCGGCTcctggagcaggtggaggagatgcTGCTGGGGGCCAGGCGAGCTCTGctccagagagggggggattcAATCAGAAACACTGTGACTCCGGCAGTAAGACACCGACAACAGGGGTTAGCGGTGGGTCAACGTCACAGGAAGATCCGAGATT TGGGGTTACCCTGCACCAATAACTCATCACCCCTGGACTGTCCAGCGGAGACCAGCATGAGTTGTCGTGTGGTTGCACGACCAGAACAGACCAGATTGGCTCTCAGTATCTACATCGACATGAACGGCCTGGCCTCGCGTACGGCCTGCCCTGACCTCAGAGACGACAAGGTGCTGAGATGGACCTTGAGGGACATATTGGCCGCGATGGGGATTCTGCCAAACTGGTCTCGGACCAGTTCTCCACACGACCGCGTGGAGGTACTGAGTGAAGGGCGTGTCTGCGTGTCCCCCCTGAGACTCAGGGGGGCTGAGCcggcctccccctcccaccaccagagggcgctgacGACAGCGGCGGCGACCGAGGAGGATGCCGTCGCGGCGCGGTCGCCGTGGCAACCCAGAGACGACGCCCTGAGGAAGCTCTTCGCGTCGGGAGACCTGCAGGCCCTGATCGACCAatggggcagcagcagcctggaggagctggaggccttCGTCGACGCCCACTTCGAGATGGTGTGGGAGCGGGCCATGAGCTCGGCGTCggaggatgatgatgtcacGGAGAGGGGCAGGgccacgggggaggagggggcggagcaggACGAAGCCGGGTCCTCCGTGGCGGAGGGGCTGTCCAAGCTGCACCTGCTGGAGGACATCCAGAGGGAAGTGACGGAGATGAAGCAGAGCCTGGACAAGTGCTGGAAGGTCATGCTTGAACTCCTGGAGGCCCACAGAGGAGGCCAGCGCCCTGCAGAGGAGGACTCACAACGGGCAACACGTGACTGA